Proteins from one Sphingomonas sp. HF-S4 genomic window:
- the fabD gene encoding ACP S-malonyltransferase → MRAFIFPGQGSQAVGMGVALAAASPHAREVFQEVDDALGQKLSQIMAEGPEDELTLTANAQPAIMANAIAVLRVLEKDGGIRLADKADFVAGHSLGEYTALCAAGAFDLATTARLLRTRGDAMQAAVPVGVGAMAALLGADLDKAQSIADAAAQGEVCAVANDNDPSQVVISGHLAAIERALPLAKEMGAKRALLLPVSAPFHCPLMQPAADAMEAALAAVAVQSPLVPVYANVTASPVADPATIRTLLVEQVTGMVRWRESVLAMQEAGVTEFVEFGGKVLAGMVKRIAPDALTTSLVTMDDIEALAKTL, encoded by the coding sequence ATGCGCGCATTCATCTTTCCCGGCCAGGGCAGCCAGGCGGTCGGCATGGGCGTCGCGCTCGCCGCGGCCAGCCCGCATGCGCGCGAAGTCTTCCAGGAAGTCGACGACGCGCTCGGCCAGAAGCTCTCGCAGATCATGGCCGAGGGCCCCGAGGACGAACTCACCCTTACCGCCAACGCCCAGCCGGCGATCATGGCCAATGCCATTGCGGTGCTGCGCGTGCTCGAGAAGGACGGCGGCATTCGCCTTGCCGACAAGGCCGATTTCGTCGCCGGCCACAGCCTTGGCGAATATACCGCGTTGTGTGCCGCGGGGGCGTTCGACCTCGCCACCACCGCGCGGCTGCTGCGCACGCGCGGCGATGCGATGCAGGCGGCGGTGCCGGTCGGCGTAGGCGCGATGGCGGCCTTGCTCGGTGCCGATCTCGACAAGGCGCAGTCGATCGCCGATGCCGCGGCACAGGGTGAGGTTTGTGCGGTCGCCAACGACAACGACCCTTCGCAGGTGGTGATCTCCGGCCATCTCGCTGCGATCGAGCGCGCCTTGCCGCTCGCCAAGGAAATGGGCGCCAAGCGTGCGTTGCTGCTCCCGGTCTCGGCGCCGTTCCACTGCCCGCTGATGCAGCCCGCCGCCGACGCGATGGAGGCGGCGCTTGCCGCGGTGGCGGTTCAGTCGCCGCTGGTGCCGGTCTATGCCAATGTCACTGCGTCGCCGGTCGCCGATCCCGCGACGATCCGCACGCTGCTGGTCGAGCAGGTTACCGGCATGGTCCGCTGGCGCGAGTCGGTGCTGGCGATGCAGGAAGCGGGCGTCACCGAGTTCGTCGAATTCGGCGGCAAGGTCCTCGCCGGCATGGTCAAGCGCATCGCCCCCGACGCCCTTACCACCAGCCTCGTCACGATGGACGACATCGAAGCGCTGGCTAAGACGCTTTGA
- the fabG gene encoding 3-oxoacyl-[acyl-carrier-protein] reductase: protein MFDLTGMTALVTGASGGIGSAIAKALAAQGARLAVSGSNAEKLEAFRAELGGDHVALPANLSDAAEVDALVPQAVEALGKLDILVNNAGVTRDNLAMRMKDEEWDTVIRVNLEAAFRLMRAAAKPMMKARFGRMISITSVVGATGNPGQANYAASKAGLVGMSKALGQELASRNITVNCVAPGFIRSAMTDVLPEAQKTALLTRIPAGDLGAGEDIGAAVVYLASKEAGYVTGQTLHVNGGMAML, encoded by the coding sequence ATGTTCGACCTCACAGGCATGACCGCCCTCGTTACCGGTGCTTCGGGCGGGATCGGTTCGGCGATCGCCAAGGCGCTGGCCGCGCAGGGCGCACGGCTTGCGGTATCGGGTTCGAATGCCGAGAAGCTCGAGGCGTTCCGCGCCGAACTGGGCGGCGACCATGTCGCGCTTCCCGCCAACCTATCCGACGCCGCCGAAGTCGATGCGCTCGTCCCCCAGGCAGTCGAAGCGCTCGGCAAGCTCGACATCCTCGTCAACAATGCCGGCGTCACCCGCGACAATCTCGCGATGCGGATGAAGGACGAGGAGTGGGACACGGTAATCCGCGTCAACCTGGAAGCTGCGTTCCGCTTGATGCGCGCCGCGGCAAAGCCGATGATGAAGGCGCGATTCGGCCGGATGATCTCGATCACCTCCGTCGTCGGTGCCACCGGCAATCCCGGCCAGGCGAACTACGCTGCGTCCAAGGCCGGGCTGGTCGGCATGTCCAAGGCGCTCGGCCAGGAACTCGCCAGCCGCAACATCACGGTCAATTGCGTCGCCCCGGGCTTCATCCGCAGCGCGATGACCGATGTCCTGCCCGAAGCGCAGAAGACCGCATTGCTCACCCGCATCCCCGCGGGCGACCTCGGTGCCGGCGAGGATATCGGCGCGGCGGTGGTCTATCTCGCCAGCAAGGAGGCCGGATACGTCACCGGGCAGACCTTGCACGTCAACGGCGGAATGGCGATGCTCTGA
- a CDS encoding GxxExxY protein: MKDIDRVSGDVVDVAIRLHRELGPGLFESVYEAVLAARLRAMGYAVATQRAIDIEFEGIRRLVNNHNPSASSASSAPLRE, from the coding sequence TTGAAGGATATCGATCGGGTCAGTGGCGATGTTGTCGATGTGGCGATACGCTTGCATCGCGAGCTTGGCCCTGGATTGTTTGAAAGCGTTTATGAGGCTGTGCTCGCGGCGCGCCTTCGCGCAATGGGATATGCGGTAGCCACGCAGCGCGCGATCGATATCGAGTTTGAGGGCATCCGGCGGCTCGTCAATAATCACAACCCCTCTGCGTCCTCTGCGTCCTCTGCGCCTCTGCGCGAATAA